Proteins found in one Orcinus orca chromosome 11, mOrcOrc1.1, whole genome shotgun sequence genomic segment:
- the LOC101284262 gene encoding 25-hydroxyvitamin D-1 alpha hydroxylase, mitochondrial isoform X2 has translation MTQTLKLASRVFHRVRCPPELGASLGSRGSDSATRGLADIPGPSTPGFLAELFCKGGLSRLHELQVQGAARFGPVWLASFGTVRTVYVATPTLVEQLLRQEGPRPERCSFSPWAEHRRRRQRACGLLTAEGEEWQRLRSLLAPLLLRPQAAASYAGTLHDVVGDLVRRLRRQRGLGAGPPALVRDVAGEFYKFGLEGIAAVLLGSRLGCLEAEVPPDTETFIRAVRSVFVSTLLTMAMPGWLHRLVPGPWDRLCRDWDQMFAFAQQHVERREAEVAMRSQGKSEGDTGFGAHLTYFLFREELPAPSILGNVTELLLAGVDTVSNTLSWALYELSRHPEVQTALRSEITAALGPGSSAHPSATALSQMPLLKAVIKEVLRLYPVVPGNSRVPDKDICVGEYIIPKNTLVTLCHYATSRDPTQFPEPNSFRPARWLGDGPASHPFASLPFGFGKRSCMGRRLAELELQMALAQVGNVEGSLSGKQFPTRKMGGSASVLSPL, from the exons ATGACCCAGACCCTCAAGCTCGCTTCCAGAGTGTTCCATCGCGTCCGCTGCCCTCCTGAGCTGGGCGCCTCACTGGGCTCCAGAGGCTCGGACTCAGCGACCCGGGGCTTGGCGGACATCCCAGGCCCCTCCACACCGGGCTTCCTTGCTGAACTTTTCTGCAAGGGGGGACTGTCACGGCTACACGAGCTTCAG GTGCAGGGCGCCGCGCGCTTTGGGCCGGTGTGGTTGGCCAGCTTCGGGACGGTGCGCACTGTGTACGTGGCGACCCCTACACTCGTCGAGCAGCTGCTACGACAGGAGGGACCCCGGCCTGAACGCTGCAGCTTCTCACCCTGGGCGGAGCACCGTCGCCGCCGCCAGCGGGCTTGCGGACTGCTCACCGC GGAAGGCGAAGAATGGCAGAGGCTCCGCAGCCTCCTGGCCCCGCTCCTCCTCCGGCCTCAGGCGGCCGCCAGCTATGCCGGGACCCTGCACGACGTGGTCGGTGACCTTGTGAGGCGACTGCGGCGCCAGCGGGGACTGGGCGCTGGGCCGCCCGCCCTGGTTCGAGACGTGGCAGGAGAGTTTTACAAGTTTGGACTAGAAG GCATCGCTGCGGTGCTGCTGGGTTCCCGCCTCGGCTGCCTGGAGGCCGAAGTGCCGCCAGACACAGAGACCTTCATCCGCGCGGTGAGATCGGTGTTTGTGTCCACACTGTTGACCATGGCGATGCCCGGTTGGCTGCACCGCCTCGTGCCCGGACCCTGGGACCGCCTCTGCCGAGACTGGGACCAGATGTTTGCATTTG CCCAGCAGCACGTGGAGCGGCGAGAGGCCGAAGTAGCCATGAGGAGCCAGGGAAAGTCTGAGGGGGACACGGGATTTGGGGCGCACCTGACCTACTTCCTGTTCCGGGAAGAGTTGCCTGCCCCGTCCATCCTAGGGAATGTGACGGAGCTGCTGCTAGCTGGAGTGGACACG GTGTCCAACACGCTCTCCTGGGCTCTGTATGAACTTTCTCGGCACCCCGAAGTCCAGACGGCACTCCGTTCTGAGATCACAGCTGCCTTGGGCCCCGGCTCCAGTGCCCACCCCTCAGCCACTGCTCTGTCGCAAATGCCCCTGCTGAAGGCTGTGATCAAGGAAGTGCTAAG ACTGTACCCTGTGGTACCTGGAAATTCCCGTGTCCCAGACAAAGACATTTGTGTGGGTGAATATATTATCCCCAAAAAT ACGCTGGTCACTCTGTGTCACTATGCCACTTCAAGGGATCCCACCCAGTTCCCAGAGCCAAATTCTTTTCGTCCAGCTCGCTGGCTAGGGGATGGTCCAGCCTCCCACCCATTTGCCTCTCTCCCCTTTGGCTTTGGCAAGCGCAGCTGCATGGGGAGACGCCTGGCAGAGCTTGAGCTGCAAATGGCTTTGGCCCAG GTGGGGAATGTGGAAGGTTCTCTCTCTGGGAAACAATTTCCCACTAGAAAAATGGGAGGCTCAGCCTCAGTCCTCTCTCCACTTTGA
- the LOC101284262 gene encoding 25-hydroxyvitamin D-1 alpha hydroxylase, mitochondrial isoform X1 has protein sequence MTQTLKLASRVFHRVRCPPELGASLGSRGSDSATRGLADIPGPSTPGFLAELFCKGGLSRLHELQVQGAARFGPVWLASFGTVRTVYVATPTLVEQLLRQEGPRPERCSFSPWAEHRRRRQRACGLLTAEGEEWQRLRSLLAPLLLRPQAAASYAGTLHDVVGDLVRRLRRQRGLGAGPPALVRDVAGEFYKFGLEGIAAVLLGSRLGCLEAEVPPDTETFIRAVRSVFVSTLLTMAMPGWLHRLVPGPWDRLCRDWDQMFAFAQQHVERREAEVAMRSQGKSEGDTGFGAHLTYFLFREELPAPSILGNVTELLLAGVDTVSNTLSWALYELSRHPEVQTALRSEITAALGPGSSAHPSATALSQMPLLKAVIKEVLRLYPVVPGNSRVPDKDICVGEYIIPKNTLVTLCHYATSRDPTQFPEPNSFRPARWLGDGPASHPFASLPFGFGKRSCMGRRLAELELQMALAQILIHFEVQPEPGAAPVRPMTRTVLVPERSINLQFVDR, from the exons ATGACCCAGACCCTCAAGCTCGCTTCCAGAGTGTTCCATCGCGTCCGCTGCCCTCCTGAGCTGGGCGCCTCACTGGGCTCCAGAGGCTCGGACTCAGCGACCCGGGGCTTGGCGGACATCCCAGGCCCCTCCACACCGGGCTTCCTTGCTGAACTTTTCTGCAAGGGGGGACTGTCACGGCTACACGAGCTTCAG GTGCAGGGCGCCGCGCGCTTTGGGCCGGTGTGGTTGGCCAGCTTCGGGACGGTGCGCACTGTGTACGTGGCGACCCCTACACTCGTCGAGCAGCTGCTACGACAGGAGGGACCCCGGCCTGAACGCTGCAGCTTCTCACCCTGGGCGGAGCACCGTCGCCGCCGCCAGCGGGCTTGCGGACTGCTCACCGC GGAAGGCGAAGAATGGCAGAGGCTCCGCAGCCTCCTGGCCCCGCTCCTCCTCCGGCCTCAGGCGGCCGCCAGCTATGCCGGGACCCTGCACGACGTGGTCGGTGACCTTGTGAGGCGACTGCGGCGCCAGCGGGGACTGGGCGCTGGGCCGCCCGCCCTGGTTCGAGACGTGGCAGGAGAGTTTTACAAGTTTGGACTAGAAG GCATCGCTGCGGTGCTGCTGGGTTCCCGCCTCGGCTGCCTGGAGGCCGAAGTGCCGCCAGACACAGAGACCTTCATCCGCGCGGTGAGATCGGTGTTTGTGTCCACACTGTTGACCATGGCGATGCCCGGTTGGCTGCACCGCCTCGTGCCCGGACCCTGGGACCGCCTCTGCCGAGACTGGGACCAGATGTTTGCATTTG CCCAGCAGCACGTGGAGCGGCGAGAGGCCGAAGTAGCCATGAGGAGCCAGGGAAAGTCTGAGGGGGACACGGGATTTGGGGCGCACCTGACCTACTTCCTGTTCCGGGAAGAGTTGCCTGCCCCGTCCATCCTAGGGAATGTGACGGAGCTGCTGCTAGCTGGAGTGGACACG GTGTCCAACACGCTCTCCTGGGCTCTGTATGAACTTTCTCGGCACCCCGAAGTCCAGACGGCACTCCGTTCTGAGATCACAGCTGCCTTGGGCCCCGGCTCCAGTGCCCACCCCTCAGCCACTGCTCTGTCGCAAATGCCCCTGCTGAAGGCTGTGATCAAGGAAGTGCTAAG ACTGTACCCTGTGGTACCTGGAAATTCCCGTGTCCCAGACAAAGACATTTGTGTGGGTGAATATATTATCCCCAAAAAT ACGCTGGTCACTCTGTGTCACTATGCCACTTCAAGGGATCCCACCCAGTTCCCAGAGCCAAATTCTTTTCGTCCAGCTCGCTGGCTAGGGGATGGTCCAGCCTCCCACCCATTTGCCTCTCTCCCCTTTGGCTTTGGCAAGCGCAGCTGCATGGGGAGACGCCTGGCAGAGCTTGAGCTGCAAATGGCTTTGGCCCAG ATCTTGATCCACTTTGAGGTGCAGCCTGAGCCAGGTGCTGCCCCCGTCAGACCCATGACCCGGACTGTCCTGGTACCTGAGAGAAGCATCAACCTACAGTTTGTGGACAGATAG